One Tachypleus tridentatus isolate NWPU-2018 chromosome 3, ASM421037v1, whole genome shotgun sequence DNA window includes the following coding sequences:
- the LOC143245896 gene encoding dimethylaniline monooxygenase [N-oxide-forming] 2-like, translated as METTKRICVAGAGYSGLTSIKACLEEDLSPVCFEKTDQLGGLWYYREDDVKGVGSVMKPTVTNTSKEMSAFSDFPPPKDFPAYMHNSCLLKYFNMYSEKFDLV; from the coding sequence atggaaACAACAAAAAGGATTTGTGTAGCTGGAGCTGGATACAGTGGACTCACATCCATCAAAGCTTGCCTAGAAGAAGATCTAAGTCCGGTGTGTTTTGAAAAGACAGACCAGTTAGGGGGACTTTGGTACTACAGAGAGGATGATGTTAAAGGTGTTGGCTCAGTGATGAAGCCTACAGTGACAAATACTAGCAAAGAAATGAGCGCCTTTAGTGATTTCCCGCCACCAAAGGATTTTCCTGCTTATATGCATAACAGCTGCTTACTCAAATACTTTAACATGTACTCTGAAAAATTTGATCTAGTTTGA
- the LOC143245897 gene encoding uncharacterized protein LOC143245897: MCRPFEESGTCKYGDKCQFAHGMHEISTLTRHPKYKTELCRIFHTTGLCPYGSRCHFIHYSEESRKSLICCLQVGLQTVRNQETFIPSRPKALSLGSFSLGSAGDLSPPSSLTGSSTSLNSFFNDDTFGNFSPTPPACSFSQYFTNDAAHYLLNYGESQPVLFTFKSLMNTSGELIDSYAQNQVYPAGFTAPLSPVGSLTSEFDGLSLFEGSQIGTSSFSSIPDVSHGLSRLPIFSRLASFD, encoded by the coding sequence ATGTGCCGACCATTTGAAGAGAGTGGAACCTGTAAGTATGGTGACAAGTGCCAATTCGCCCATGGAATGCATGAGATCAGCACTTTAACACGACATCCAAAGTACAAAACGGAATTGTGTCGTATATTCCATACTACAGGATTGTGCCCCTATGGTTCCAGGTGCCATTTTATTCATTATAGTGAAGAATCAAGAAAATCTTTGATCTGTTGTCTCCAAGTCGGCTTACAAACAGTCAGGAATCAAGAAACTTTCATTCCCTCAAGACCAAAGGCCTTGTCCCTAGGTAGCTTTAGCCTAGGATCGGCCGGAGATCTCTCGCCTCCCTCTAGTCTGACCGGAAGTTCTACATCTCTGAATAGCTTCTTCAACGACGATACTTTTGGAAACTTTTCTCCGACACCGCCGGCTTGCTCGTTTTCTCAGTATTTTACGAACGATGCGGCTCACTATTTATTGAACTATGGAGAATCTCAACCTGTTCTATTTACGTTCAAAAGTTTAATGAATACAAGTGGAGAATTGATAGACTCCTACGCTCAAAATCAAGTCTATCCTGCCGGCTTTACTGCTCCCCTGTCTCCAGTGGGTTCTCTAACCTCCGAGTTTGACGGATTAAGTCTGTTTGAGGGTTCCCAAATAGGAACTTCCAGTTTCAGTTCCATTCCTGACGTCAGCCATGGTCTTTCACGTCTGCCTATTTTCAGCCGATTGGCAAGCTTCGATTGA